One genomic segment of Polyangia bacterium includes these proteins:
- a CDS encoding ATP-binding cassette domain-containing protein — MLRILGVSVRMGEAMVLDEVALQARAGELVVVEGGRGAGKTTLLQVAATLRWPDAGEVWVAGRDVLALQRASLPYVRRNVGYFSAGVPLLQGMTALENVMLALGARGADPARARELGMRALGRVGALGAATRRVESLSTAECRLCGVARALAGAPSLILLDDPSAGLAASDTGAVLSALLGAVEAGAAALCVSADGSFVAAAVRAGARRVRLEAGRVLVGGGPVGVVGTRRPDTDSDGARVETRR, encoded by the coding sequence GTGCTACGCATCCTGGGCGTTTCGGTTCGAATGGGCGAGGCCATGGTGCTGGACGAGGTGGCCCTGCAGGCCCGCGCCGGCGAGCTGGTGGTGGTGGAAGGCGGGCGGGGCGCCGGCAAGACCACACTGCTGCAGGTAGCGGCCACGCTGCGCTGGCCGGATGCCGGCGAGGTCTGGGTGGCCGGTCGTGACGTCCTGGCCTTGCAACGCGCATCGCTGCCCTACGTGCGTCGCAACGTCGGCTATTTTTCGGCCGGCGTTCCCCTGCTGCAAGGAATGACCGCCCTCGAAAACGTCATGCTGGCGCTGGGCGCGCGCGGCGCTGATCCTGCGCGCGCGCGCGAGCTGGGCATGCGGGCGCTGGGCCGCGTGGGCGCGCTGGGCGCGGCTACCCGCCGCGTAGAATCACTCTCCACCGCCGAGTGTCGTCTATGCGGCGTGGCGCGCGCGCTGGCCGGTGCGCCGTCGCTGATCTTGCTCGACGATCCGTCGGCGGGACTGGCCGCCAGCGACACAGGCGCGGTGCTGTCGGCGTTACTGGGTGCGGTCGAGGCCGGTGCGGCGGCGTTGTGCGTGTCTGCCGACGGTTCGTTCGTGGCGGCCGCGGTGCGGGCCGGGGCGCGGCGGGTGCGGCTGGAAGCGGGGCGCGTCCTGGTTGGCGGCGGGCCGGTGGGCGTGGTCGGGACGCGCCGACCGGACACCGACAGCGACGGCGCGCGGGTCGAGACGCGCCGGTGA
- a CDS encoding permease-like cell division protein FtsX produces MTAVWILRRTVLELRRQRWSLAALAAAVALATMLGAGYRLGASPLRIDRAAITKSGGPPAQVIAYLREDLDGGATHRLRDVLTRLPGVQQVALVSGEDALGKLRRQLGERGRLLEDADDGLLPASLEVWLSAGGDPVTRAHQLAWRLARLDGIVDADVIDARDEERVTGWAEAAAGGRILLLATVALGASVILIGGVLVGRRRQRDELRVLLTLGFTRAALLAPVLLLATAAAVTGSGFGLVVAGLARRFGSAWLPLGTALTVGDGFLALLAAAVLGLAAGLVRGLAPNVIDAR; encoded by the coding sequence GTGACGGCGGTTTGGATCCTGCGCCGGACGGTTCTGGAGCTGCGCCGGCAACGCTGGTCGCTGGCGGCGCTGGCCGCCGCTGTCGCGCTGGCCACGATGCTGGGCGCTGGTTATCGCTTGGGCGCGTCGCCGCTGCGGATCGATCGGGCCGCCATTACGAAGAGCGGTGGCCCGCCGGCCCAGGTCATCGCCTATCTGCGCGAGGACCTTGATGGCGGCGCCACGCACCGGCTGCGCGACGTGCTGACCCGGTTACCGGGCGTGCAGCAGGTGGCGCTGGTCAGTGGGGAAGACGCGCTCGGCAAGCTGCGCCGCCAGCTGGGCGAGCGCGGGCGGCTGCTGGAGGACGCCGACGACGGTCTTTTGCCGGCGTCGCTGGAGGTGTGGCTGTCCGCGGGCGGCGATCCGGTCACCCGGGCCCACCAACTGGCCTGGCGCCTGGCGCGTCTAGACGGGATCGTCGACGCCGACGTCATCGACGCCCGCGATGAGGAGCGCGTGACCGGCTGGGCGGAGGCGGCTGCCGGCGGACGGATTCTGTTGCTGGCGACGGTGGCGCTGGGCGCTTCGGTGATTTTGATCGGTGGCGTGCTGGTCGGACGGCGGCGCCAGCGCGACGAACTGCGGGTTTTGCTGACACTGGGCTTCACCCGGGCGGCGTTGCTGGCGCCGGTGCTGCTCCTGGCCACTGCAGCAGCCGTGACGGGCAGCGGTTTTGGCCTGGTCGTCGCCGGGCTGGCGCGCCGGTTCGGATCGGCGTGGCTGCCTTTGGGCACCGCGCTGACGGTCGGAGACGGGTTTCTTGCCTTGCTGGCGGCGGCGGTTCTGGGCCTGGCGGCTGGCCTGGTGCGGGGGCTGGCCCCCAATGTGATCGATGCGCGGTGA
- a CDS encoding M23 family metallopeptidase, with amino-acid sequence MMAASGFLAPVASAGPPAGAADAPESDAPPPLRDTLGIREMILVNQVGFARGTAHWRARELYRLLKNPVREDGRPLAPSDRARAVVASLNALKRDRQEQAALVRELDAVRVERSAVARVAPAGQDEPAAAGSSSPAPPPAFVAPVEGVVVSPFGPSRDATSGVWLFHPGLRWRVHAGEAVRAPEAGVVQRVADADGGRAIVIRHAGNWISIVGGLRDASASVGQSVTRGQVVGHAAGNSSEPEGVTLELWHRRAAVDPASVLRR; translated from the coding sequence ATGATGGCTGCGTCTGGTTTTTTGGCCCCCGTGGCGAGTGCCGGGCCGCCAGCTGGCGCCGCCGATGCACCTGAAAGCGATGCGCCGCCGCCGCTGCGCGACACGCTGGGCATTCGCGAAATGATCTTGGTGAACCAGGTTGGTTTCGCCCGCGGAACCGCCCACTGGCGCGCCCGCGAGCTTTACCGTTTGTTGAAAAATCCGGTGCGCGAGGACGGCCGGCCTCTGGCGCCGAGCGATCGGGCGCGCGCGGTGGTGGCCAGTTTGAACGCGCTCAAGCGCGACCGGCAAGAGCAGGCCGCGCTGGTGCGCGAGCTGGATGCCGTGCGGGTCGAACGTTCAGCCGTCGCCCGCGTGGCGCCCGCTGGCCAGGACGAACCCGCTGCAGCCGGGTCTTCGTCGCCGGCGCCGCCGCCGGCATTCGTGGCGCCCGTCGAGGGCGTGGTGGTTTCGCCGTTCGGTCCGTCACGTGATGCCACCAGTGGGGTGTGGCTTTTTCATCCCGGCTTGCGCTGGCGCGTGCACGCTGGCGAAGCGGTGCGCGCGCCCGAGGCCGGCGTGGTCCAGCGCGTGGCCGACGCCGACGGCGGGCGGGCGATTGTCATTCGGCACGCCGGCAACTGGATCAGCATCGTCGGCGGTCTCCGCGACGCCTCCGCCAGCGTCGGCCAGTCGGTGACCCGCGGCCAGGTGGTGGGCCATGCCGCCGGCAATTCCAGCGAGCCGGAAGGCGTCACCCTGGAGCTCTGGCACCGCCGCGCGGCCGTCGATCCGGCCTCCGTTCTGCGCCGCTGA
- a CDS encoding S41 family peptidase: protein MPVPSSRRRASFGRWGTRTALCFTLVVVSFLTGLIFARPSLAGRFNPYQKLGIFSKVLSYIETQYVEDISETDLMYGAARGLTDVLDPHSRFMDPDEYDKLKKETEGNEEVNGIGIDVEKRKNRLVIIAPIEGSAAAKAGIEPGDIIKRVDGTDVGSLEFDDAVARMQGPPGSEVVLVIERHSRELTFRLHRQRYELKPVEGHLIENGLGYIKIRIFASNTDAMVGDLLEQMTGKGQGLRGLILDMRRNPGGLLDQGVRVADRFIADGLLVKTVGKGGRVMDEARAHSRGTFLGFPMVVLVDGATASAAEIVAGALQDHGRGVIMGTQTFGKGSVQTLIDLDGCGPKPCGLKITMARYYTPSGRSIQGQGITPDVVVEATAPQPQPGDEDMPRERDLQKRLRNEQGEKTAESKRLDDYQLQMSLDYLRSWSVFAKQATKK, encoded by the coding sequence ATGCCGGTTCCCTCTTCCCGTCGTCGCGCTTCGTTTGGAAGGTGGGGCACGCGCACGGCGCTGTGCTTTACGCTGGTGGTGGTGTCGTTCCTGACCGGGCTCATTTTCGCCCGCCCGTCACTGGCGGGGCGGTTCAACCCGTACCAGAAGCTCGGCATCTTTTCGAAGGTGCTTTCGTACATAGAAACCCAGTACGTCGAGGACATCTCGGAGACCGATCTCATGTACGGGGCGGCGCGCGGGCTGACCGATGTGCTGGACCCGCACTCGCGCTTCATGGACCCGGACGAGTACGACAAGCTGAAGAAAGAGACGGAGGGCAACGAAGAGGTCAACGGCATCGGCATCGACGTCGAGAAGCGGAAGAATCGTCTGGTGATCATCGCGCCCATCGAAGGCTCGGCGGCGGCCAAGGCGGGCATCGAACCCGGCGACATCATCAAGCGCGTCGACGGCACAGACGTCGGCTCGCTGGAGTTCGACGACGCGGTAGCGCGCATGCAAGGCCCGCCTGGCAGCGAGGTGGTGCTGGTCATCGAACGCCACAGCCGCGAGCTGACGTTCCGCTTGCATCGCCAGCGTTATGAGCTCAAGCCCGTCGAGGGGCATCTGATCGAAAACGGCCTCGGTTACATCAAGATTCGCATCTTCGCCTCCAACACCGATGCCATGGTCGGCGACCTTTTGGAGCAGATGACCGGCAAGGGCCAGGGGCTGCGCGGATTGATCCTGGACATGCGGCGCAACCCGGGCGGCTTGCTGGATCAAGGCGTCCGCGTGGCCGATCGGTTTATCGCCGATGGTCTCCTGGTGAAGACCGTCGGCAAGGGCGGCCGGGTGATGGACGAGGCGCGGGCCCATTCGCGCGGGACGTTCCTGGGTTTTCCGATGGTGGTGCTGGTCGACGGAGCGACGGCGTCGGCGGCGGAGATCGTGGCCGGCGCGCTGCAGGACCACGGCCGCGGCGTCATCATGGGCACGCAGACGTTCGGCAAGGGATCGGTGCAGACGCTGATCGATCTCGATGGCTGCGGGCCGAAGCCGTGCGGCTTGAAGATCACCATGGCCCGCTACTACACGCCGTCGGGGCGATCGATCCAGGGGCAGGGGATCACGCCGGACGTGGTGGTCGAGGCGACGGCGCCGCAGCCGCAGCCCGGCGACGAGGACATGCCGCGCGAGCGCGATCTGCAAAAACGCCTGCGCAACGAACAGGGCGAGAAGACAGCCGAGAGCAAACGCCTGGACGACTATCAATTGCAGATGTCCCTGGACTATCTGCGCTCGTGGTCGGTCTTCGCCAAGCAGGCGACGAAGAAGTAA
- a CDS encoding cytidine deaminase: MKQRPPPPPAALLHAARAVRRHAHAPYSHFRVGAAVVDDAGRIHVGCNVENASYGLTVCAERNAVAAALAAGARAIRAIAVVTEARPPASPCGACRQVLAERGRADTAVYLAGPRGAATVTHTLGALLPQAFTFRRSTR, translated from the coding sequence GTGAAACAGCGGCCACCGCCACCGCCCGCCGCCCTGCTGCACGCCGCCCGCGCCGTGCGACGCCACGCCCACGCGCCGTACTCGCATTTTCGCGTCGGCGCCGCGGTCGTCGATGACGCCGGCCGCATTCACGTCGGCTGCAACGTCGAGAACGCTTCTTACGGCCTGACTGTCTGTGCCGAACGCAACGCCGTCGCCGCTGCGCTGGCTGCCGGCGCGCGTGCCATCCGCGCCATCGCCGTGGTCACCGAGGCGCGCCCACCGGCCAGCCCGTGCGGCGCCTGCCGCCAGGTCCTGGCCGAGCGCGGCCGCGCTGACACCGCCGTTTATCTGGCCGGCCCGCGCGGCGCCGCCACCGTCACGCACACCCTGGGCGCGCTCTTGCCCCAGGCGTTTACTTTCCGGCGCTCGACGCGCTAG
- a CDS encoding purine-nucleoside phosphorylase, with the protein MKLAATLHEQVSAAARAAAEHIDAFGAEVAVVLGSGLGGVARRLHAAREIPYAALPGFPETTVAGHPGRLMCGQIAQRKTLLLCGRVHGYEGYSACEVGFGVRVAAALGVSTLIVTNASGGIDPVFQPGEIVGIADHVNLTGISPLTGTNDERLGPRFVDMTDAYTPSLRALAAAAAPAVLGRPLREAVYAGMAGPSYETPAEVRMLRTLGAGVVGMSTVHEVIAARHAGLSILGLSLVANHAAGVSREPLRHEDVTRAANAGSEVLADLVTGIIATLPPRKSA; encoded by the coding sequence ATGAAGTTGGCGGCCACCCTGCACGAACAGGTCTCCGCAGCCGCGCGCGCGGCCGCCGAGCACATCGACGCTTTCGGCGCCGAGGTGGCGGTGGTGCTGGGCAGCGGCCTCGGCGGCGTGGCCCGCCGCCTGCACGCCGCGCGAGAGATCCCCTACGCGGCGTTGCCCGGATTTCCCGAGACCACCGTGGCCGGTCACCCGGGACGCTTGATGTGCGGTCAGATCGCCCAGCGCAAGACGCTGCTTCTGTGTGGGCGCGTCCACGGCTACGAAGGGTATTCGGCTTGCGAGGTCGGCTTCGGCGTGCGAGTGGCGGCGGCGCTGGGCGTGAGCACGCTGATCGTCACCAACGCTTCGGGCGGGATCGATCCGGTGTTTCAGCCCGGCGAGATCGTCGGCATCGCCGATCACGTCAACCTCACCGGGATCTCGCCGCTGACCGGCACCAATGACGAACGGCTGGGGCCGCGTTTCGTGGACATGACCGACGCCTATACCCCGTCGCTGCGGGCGCTGGCCGCCGCTGCTGCGCCCGCGGTCCTGGGCCGCCCGCTGCGCGAGGCGGTGTACGCCGGCATGGCCGGCCCGTCGTATGAAACGCCGGCCGAGGTGCGGATGTTGCGCACGCTGGGCGCGGGCGTGGTCGGCATGTCCACCGTGCACGAGGTGATCGCCGCGCGCCACGCCGGCCTTTCTATCCTGGGCCTGTCGCTGGTGGCCAACCACGCCGCCGGCGTCTCGCGCGAGCCGTTACGCCACGAGGACGTCACGCGCGCCGCCAACGCCGGCTCCGAGGTGCTGGCCGATCTGGTCACCGGCATCATCGCCACGCTGCCGCCGCGAAAGTCGGCGTGA
- a CDS encoding thymidine phosphorylase, which yields MSTRSKKAPLPVPGWIACKRDGGELPDDALRAIINGAVAGAIPDYQISALLMAIVWRGLSPRELATWMDAMIASGDRLRLDDIAGRKVDKHSTGGVGDKISICLGPLVAACGVPVPMMAGRALGHTGGTLDKLEAIPGMRTDLEPAAFRRVLRATGLVLAGQSQRLVPADRLLYALRDATATVESIPLIASSILSKKIAEGTDALIMDVKVGRGAFLPSRANARLLARTLIDLGRRAGLSVIALLTAMDEPLGREVGNASEIAEAIEILRGAGPPDTRALTIRLGAEMLVQGKVARDLADGGARIKAAIASGAGLDRLRRCVQLQGGDPRVIDDPARLPTAHHHHLWKAPRAGRLVRLDAGLIGRAATLLGAGRQRKEDRVDPGVGVTFHVKQGASVARGQPIATVHYNDDARWNAARPLLVQAITVDDDHGPPPRTARLVLERLA from the coding sequence GTGAGCACGCGATCAAAAAAAGCGCCGCTGCCGGTCCCCGGCTGGATCGCCTGCAAGCGCGACGGCGGCGAGCTGCCCGACGATGCCCTGCGCGCGATCATCAACGGCGCCGTCGCCGGCGCCATCCCCGATTATCAAATCTCCGCGTTGCTGATGGCCATCGTCTGGCGCGGCTTGTCGCCGCGCGAGCTGGCCACCTGGATGGACGCCATGATCGCCTCGGGCGATCGCCTACGCCTCGATGACATTGCCGGACGCAAGGTGGACAAGCACTCAACCGGCGGCGTGGGCGACAAGATCTCGATCTGCCTTGGGCCGCTGGTCGCCGCCTGCGGCGTGCCGGTGCCGATGATGGCCGGCCGCGCCCTGGGCCACACCGGCGGAACGCTCGACAAGCTGGAAGCCATTCCCGGCATGCGCACGGATCTGGAACCGGCCGCCTTCCGGCGCGTGCTGCGCGCAACCGGCCTGGTGCTGGCCGGCCAGAGCCAGCGCCTGGTGCCGGCCGATCGCTTGCTCTATGCCCTGCGCGACGCCACCGCGACGGTGGAATCGATCCCACTCATCGCTTCGTCGATTCTCTCGAAGAAGATCGCCGAAGGGACCGACGCGCTGATCATGGACGTCAAGGTCGGCCGCGGCGCGTTCCTGCCGTCGCGGGCCAACGCCCGCTTGCTGGCGCGCACGCTGATCGATCTCGGGCGACGCGCCGGCCTGTCGGTGATCGCCTTGCTGACCGCGATGGACGAGCCGCTTGGCCGCGAGGTGGGCAACGCCAGCGAGATCGCCGAGGCGATCGAGATCCTCCGCGGCGCCGGCCCGCCCGACACGCGCGCGTTGACCATCCGGCTGGGCGCCGAGATGCTGGTGCAGGGCAAAGTGGCGCGCGATCTCGCCGACGGCGGCGCCCGCATCAAGGCGGCCATCGCCTCGGGCGCGGGGCTTGATCGACTTCGGCGCTGCGTGCAACTGCAAGGCGGCGATCCGCGGGTGATCGACGATCCGGCCCGCCTGCCGACGGCGCACCACCACCACCTTTGGAAAGCACCGCGCGCCGGCCGCCTGGTTCGCCTGGACGCTGGCCTCATCGGCCGCGCCGCCACGCTGCTGGGCGCGGGCCGCCAGCGCAAAGAAGATCGCGTCGATCCCGGCGTGGGCGTCACCTTCCACGTCAAGCAAGGCGCCTCGGTCGCGCGCGGCCAGCCCATCGCCACCGTGCACTACAATGACGATGCTCGCTGGAACGCCGCCCGACCGCTGCTGGTGCAGGCCATCACCGTCGATGACGACCACGGGCCGCCGCCGCGGACGGCGCGCCTGGTGCTGGAGAGGCTCGCCTGA
- a CDS encoding phosphopentomutase, translating into MRPPSIQRAIILVADGVGCGHADDAAAYGDAGADTLGNLARRLGGLSLPNLAALGLGQTTAIDGVPTGAATGAYGVMNEASAGKDTITGHWEMAGVVTTQAMPTFPQGFPSAITDALVGASGRGLLGNKTASGTAIIEELGAEHVATGKLILYTSADSVLQLAAHESVVPLPELYAICEKARAVADGYRIGRVIARPFVGVPGKFSRTYNRRDYARLPPEATLCDAIAGAGLDVVGVGKISDIFGGRGITQSIHSQGNDDGLALTLDALPRLGRGLLFVNLVDFDMVYGHRNDCPGFAAALCQFDDWLPSLHARLQPGDVVFITADHGNDPTTPGTDHTRERVPLLAFGPGVGAVNLGVRASFCDLGQTIADGLDLPALRRGQSFLAQILP; encoded by the coding sequence GTGCGACCTCCCTCCATCCAACGCGCGATCATCCTGGTAGCCGACGGCGTCGGCTGTGGCCACGCCGACGACGCGGCGGCGTACGGCGATGCGGGGGCCGACACGCTCGGCAACCTCGCGCGGCGCCTGGGCGGCCTTTCGCTGCCGAATCTGGCGGCGCTGGGCCTCGGGCAGACAACGGCGATCGACGGCGTGCCGACGGGCGCCGCGACCGGCGCCTACGGCGTGATGAACGAAGCGTCGGCTGGCAAGGACACCATCACCGGGCACTGGGAGATGGCGGGGGTGGTGACGACGCAGGCGATGCCAACGTTTCCGCAGGGGTTTCCGTCGGCAATCACCGACGCGCTGGTGGGGGCCAGCGGGCGCGGCCTGCTGGGCAACAAGACGGCATCGGGCACGGCGATCATCGAAGAACTGGGCGCCGAGCACGTCGCCACTGGCAAGTTGATCCTCTACACGTCGGCGGACTCCGTGTTGCAACTTGCCGCCCACGAAAGCGTGGTGCCGCTGCCCGAGCTGTACGCGATCTGCGAAAAGGCGCGCGCCGTCGCCGACGGCTATCGCATCGGCCGGGTGATCGCCCGGCCGTTCGTCGGCGTGCCGGGGAAATTTTCGCGCACCTACAACCGCCGCGATTACGCGCGGCTGCCGCCCGAGGCGACCCTTTGCGACGCCATCGCCGGCGCCGGCCTGGACGTGGTCGGGGTGGGAAAAATCAGCGACATCTTCGGCGGCCGCGGCATCACCCAGTCGATTCACAGCCAAGGCAACGACGACGGCCTGGCCCTGACGCTGGACGCATTGCCGCGCCTCGGGCGCGGGTTGCTGTTCGTCAACCTGGTCGACTTCGACATGGTGTACGGGCACCGCAACGACTGCCCGGGTTTCGCGGCGGCGCTGTGCCAGTTCGACGACTGGCTGCCGTCGCTGCACGCGCGCCTGCAACCCGGCGACGTCGTCTTCATCACCGCCGACCACGGCAACGATCCCACCACGCCCGGCACCGACCACACCCGCGAGCGCGTCCCCTTGCTGGCCTTCGGCCCCGGCGTGGGCGCGGTGAACCTGGGCGTGCGCGCGTCCTTCTGCGACCTCGGACAAACCATCGCCGATGGGTTGGATTTGCCAGCCCTCCGCCGCGGGCAAAGCTTCCTCGCCCAGATCCTGCCGTGA
- the dnaB gene encoding replicative DNA helicase translates to MLELASSSIAPSARTPPHNLDAEKSVLGGVLVKPAAFDDVATTLQVDDFFLPAHREIFEAMLELDRRRHPLDVIAVADELKTRGMLPRLEGGETYLLTLANAVPTAENIPHYARLVKEKATLRRLIAACAEIQSSAYADFGDFELFLDEAETRVFKVAQQNRRESYSAASEMMEEVLHNIEVRAAERKAVTGVPTGFTKLDEYTAGLQRENLIIVAARPGGGKTSWAVNVAVNAAMKKIPVLIFSLEMSKYELMERMLAGEARIDSSRIKRGFLEYSDWKNKIHPASGRLAEAPILIDDSSAISIMEIRAKARRFRGDPKYFPAGESVDGRPPQPPLGLIVVDYLQLARGSTGKRDENRQQEIAEISRGLKALAKDLKIPIIAVSQLNREVEKREGKPKLSDLRESGAIEQDADLILFIHREDMQSDAPEAGPTATAEIIIGKHRNGATGAVKLTFIKEYTKFENHADEPEY, encoded by the coding sequence ATGCTCGAGCTTGCTAGCTCATCGATCGCGCCATCGGCACGGACCCCGCCGCACAACCTGGACGCCGAGAAGTCCGTGCTGGGCGGCGTGCTGGTCAAGCCGGCGGCTTTCGACGACGTCGCCACAACGTTGCAGGTCGACGATTTCTTCCTGCCCGCCCACCGCGAGATCTTCGAAGCGATGCTGGAGCTGGACCGCCGCCGGCACCCCCTGGACGTCATCGCCGTCGCCGACGAGCTGAAGACGCGCGGGATGCTGCCGCGCCTGGAAGGCGGCGAGACGTATCTCCTGACCCTGGCCAACGCCGTCCCCACCGCCGAGAACATCCCGCACTACGCCCGGCTGGTGAAGGAGAAGGCCACGCTGCGCCGGCTGATCGCCGCCTGCGCCGAGATCCAGTCCAGCGCCTACGCCGATTTCGGCGACTTCGAGCTGTTCCTGGACGAGGCCGAGACCAGGGTCTTCAAGGTCGCGCAGCAGAACCGGCGCGAAAGTTACTCGGCGGCCAGCGAGATGATGGAAGAGGTTCTGCACAACATTGAAGTGCGGGCGGCCGAAAGAAAGGCCGTGACAGGCGTCCCCACCGGTTTCACCAAGCTGGACGAGTACACCGCCGGACTGCAGCGCGAAAACCTGATCATCGTCGCCGCCCGCCCCGGCGGCGGCAAGACGTCGTGGGCGGTCAACGTCGCCGTCAACGCCGCGATGAAGAAGATCCCGGTGCTGATCTTCTCGCTGGAAATGTCCAAGTACGAACTGATGGAGCGCATGCTGGCCGGCGAGGCGCGCATCGATTCGTCGCGCATCAAGCGCGGCTTTCTTGAGTACTCCGACTGGAAAAACAAGATCCACCCCGCCAGCGGCCGCCTGGCCGAAGCGCCGATCCTGATCGACGATTCGTCGGCGATCTCCATCATGGAGATCCGGGCCAAGGCGCGGCGCTTCCGCGGCGACCCCAAGTATTTTCCCGCCGGCGAATCCGTCGACGGGCGGCCGCCGCAGCCGCCGCTGGGGTTGATCGTCGTCGACTATTTGCAGCTGGCGCGCGGGTCAACCGGCAAGCGCGACGAGAACCGCCAGCAGGAGATCGCCGAGATCTCGCGCGGGCTGAAGGCGCTGGCCAAGGATCTGAAGATCCCGATCATCGCCGTCTCGCAGCTGAACCGCGAGGTGGAGAAACGCGAGGGCAAGCCCAAGCTGTCCGACCTGCGCGAATCCGGCGCCATCGAACAGGACGCCGACCTTATCTTGTTCATCCACCGCGAAGACATGCAGTCCGACGCGCCCGAGGCTGGCCCGACGGCGACCGCCGAGATCATCATCGGCAAGCACCGCAATGGCGCCACCGGCGCCGTCAAGCTGACCTTCATCAAGGAGTACACCAAGTTCGAAAACCACGCCGACGAGCCCGAATACTAA
- the rplI gene encoding 50S ribosomal protein L9 produces the protein MQIILKEDLDNLGKSGEVVNVRTGYGRNYLLPRGLAVLATAGDIARVAHEKKIIAARTAKLAKETQAEADRLSQVTVSIARAVGEEDKLFGSVTSRDIAEALQQQGVTVDSKKIHLDEPIRALGLTEIPIKLGRGVQAKIKVWVVKKES, from the coding sequence ATGCAAATCATTCTCAAGGAAGACCTGGACAACCTGGGGAAGTCCGGCGAGGTGGTCAACGTTCGCACCGGTTACGGGCGCAACTATCTTTTGCCGCGCGGGTTGGCGGTGCTGGCCACCGCCGGCGACATCGCCCGCGTCGCGCACGAGAAGAAGATCATCGCCGCCCGCACGGCCAAGCTGGCCAAGGAAACGCAGGCCGAGGCCGATCGCCTGTCGCAGGTGACGGTCTCGATCGCCCGCGCCGTCGGCGAGGAGGACAAGCTGTTCGGCTCGGTCACCAGCCGCGACATCGCCGAGGCGCTGCAGCAGCAAGGCGTCACCGTCGATTCGAAGAAGATCCACCTCGACGAACCGATCCGCGCCCTGGGCCTGACGGAGATCCCGATCAAGCTGGGCCGCGGCGTCCAGGCCAAGATCAAGGTCTGGGTGGTCAAGAAGGAATCGTAA
- the rpsR gene encoding 30S ribosomal protein S18, with translation MAMDREERGDRGDGDRDAPKKRSMGRRKQCKFCGDENLKIDYKDAGLLKYFITDRGKLVPRRISGNCAKHQRDIAVSVNRARMIALMPFAVTGN, from the coding sequence ATGGCCATGGATCGAGAAGAACGAGGAGACCGGGGCGACGGCGATCGCGACGCGCCGAAAAAACGATCAATGGGACGCCGCAAGCAGTGCAAGTTCTGCGGCGACGAGAACCTCAAGATCGATTACAAGGACGCTGGTCTGCTGAAGTACTTCATCACCGATCGCGGCAAGCTGGTGCCGCGGCGGATCTCCGGCAACTGCGCCAAGCACCAGCGCGACATCGCCGTCTCGGTGAATCGCGCCCGCATGATCGCGCTGATGCCGTTCGCGGTGACGGGGAACTAG
- the rpsF gene encoding 30S ribosomal protein S6, whose amino-acid sequence MAQMRLGSSRDIPGRKREYETIYILRPESTTDVIGQVNTKARSVIEAGGGKLLKVENWGKRKLAYEVQKQMKGVYLFFSYLGTAGLVEELERNLRLTDSVIRYYSVKMAENVDPAVRASDFNEEAFTKAATPGPDEEEIATGQANLRAVFGDEEEGAFDFEEAVFGAVDEPVRTRGED is encoded by the coding sequence ATGGCACAAATGAGACTGGGCTCCAGTCGGGACATCCCCGGCCGGAAACGCGAGTACGAAACCATCTATATATTGCGGCCGGAGAGCACCACCGACGTCATCGGCCAGGTGAACACCAAGGCCCGCTCGGTGATCGAAGCCGGCGGCGGCAAGCTGCTGAAGGTCGAGAACTGGGGCAAGCGGAAGCTGGCCTATGAAGTTCAAAAGCAGATGAAGGGCGTCTATCTCTTCTTCTCGTACCTCGGCACCGCCGGGCTGGTCGAAGAGCTGGAGCGCAACCTGCGCCTGACCGATTCGGTCATTCGTTATTACTCGGTGAAGATGGCGGAGAACGTCGACCCGGCGGTGCGCGCCTCCGACTTCAACGAGGAAGCCTTCACCAAGGCGGCGACACCAGGTCCCGACGAGGAAGAGATCGCCACCGGCCAGGCCAACCTGCGCGCTGTCTTCGGCGACGAAGAAGAAGGTGCGTTCGACTTTGAAGAGGCGGTGTTCGGCGCCGTCGATGAACCCGTTCGCACCCGGGGGGAGGACTAG